From the genome of Marixanthomonas ophiurae, one region includes:
- the hemE gene encoding uroporphyrinogen decarboxylase — protein sequence MIKNDLFLRALKGETVERPPVWMMRQAGRYLPEFMEIKAKYDFFTRCQTPELASEITVQPIRRYGMDAAILFCDILVIPQAMNIEVEMKPGVGPWLPNPIRSEKDLDNVIVPDIHDTLGYVMDAIKMTKEKLDNEIPLIGFAGSPWTLLCYCVQGQGSKNFDKAKEFCFTQPVAAHTLLQRITDTTIAYLKEKVKAGVDAVQIFDSWGGMLSPTDYQEFSWKYIQQIIDALKDEAPVIAFGKGCWFALDTMAASGASALGVDWTCDPQTARKLTGGNITLQGNFDPTRLFSPPSEIKKMVTQMINDFGKDKYIVNLGHGILPNIPIENAGAFIEAVKEYKADS from the coding sequence ATGATTAAAAACGATTTATTTCTTCGTGCTTTAAAAGGCGAAACAGTAGAACGACCACCCGTTTGGATGATGCGTCAAGCAGGACGCTACCTTCCTGAATTTATGGAGATAAAAGCCAAGTATGATTTTTTTACACGCTGTCAAACCCCAGAGCTTGCCAGTGAAATTACCGTACAACCCATCCGTAGATACGGAATGGATGCCGCTATTTTGTTTTGCGATATTTTGGTCATTCCGCAAGCGATGAATATTGAGGTAGAGATGAAACCCGGCGTTGGGCCGTGGCTTCCAAACCCGATTCGTAGCGAAAAAGATTTAGACAACGTCATTGTTCCCGATATTCATGACACGTTAGGGTACGTGATGGACGCCATTAAAATGACCAAGGAAAAGTTGGATAACGAAATTCCATTAATCGGTTTTGCCGGAAGTCCTTGGACCCTTTTATGTTATTGTGTGCAAGGTCAAGGATCGAAAAACTTTGATAAAGCAAAAGAATTTTGTTTCACGCAACCCGTTGCGGCTCACACTTTACTGCAAAGAATAACCGATACGACCATCGCTTATTTAAAGGAAAAAGTAAAAGCAGGAGTCGATGCAGTGCAGATTTTTGATAGCTGGGGCGGTATGTTATCGCCTACCGATTATCAAGAATTTAGTTGGAAGTATATCCAGCAGATTATCGATGCTTTAAAGGACGAAGCACCTGTTATTGCCTTCGGAAAAGGCTGTTGGTTTGCTTTGGATACGATGGCGGCGAGTGGCGCATCTGCTTTAGGCGTTGATTGGACGTGTGACCCACAAACAGCTAGAAAATTGACCGGAGGAAATATTACGTTACAAGGGAACTTTGATCCTACGCGATTGTTTAGTCCACCATCTGAAATTAAAAAGATGGTCACGCAAATGATAAATGACTTCGGAAAAGATAAATACATTGTAAACTTAGGCCACGGTATTTTACCTAATATTCCAATTGAAAACGCTGGGGCTTTTATTGAAGCGGTTAAAGAGTATAAAGCCGATTCATGA
- a CDS encoding uroporphyrinogen-III synthase, whose product MKSLLSTKKLTLNQKELLLNSGLTFVEYNAISIEFVAFETPKRIENSIFTSKNAVKAVFLNKKTTPEIKNCFCVGEKTKALLEENGQKVMKMTHYGSELADYLTKNHKKDTFHFFCGNKRLDTIPDALKEANIVFSEIETYKTNLNPTKFDRQFDGILFFSPSAVQSFVSENKLKNSIAFCIGTTTAAEAKKHTENVVISNSTSVESVIAKAVKTLKNYD is encoded by the coding sequence ATGAAATCACTTCTCTCCACTAAAAAACTAACTCTTAATCAAAAAGAGCTGCTTCTAAACTCAGGTTTAACCTTTGTAGAATACAATGCCATTTCTATTGAATTTGTGGCCTTTGAAACTCCAAAACGTATTGAAAATTCAATTTTCACGAGTAAAAATGCTGTAAAAGCTGTTTTTTTAAATAAAAAGACAACTCCTGAAATTAAAAATTGCTTTTGTGTGGGTGAAAAAACAAAAGCGCTTTTGGAAGAAAATGGTCAAAAGGTGATGAAAATGACGCATTATGGTTCAGAATTGGCTGATTATTTGACTAAAAACCATAAAAAAGACACGTTTCACTTTTTCTGCGGAAATAAACGATTAGATACCATTCCTGATGCACTAAAAGAAGCAAACATTGTATTTTCTGAAATAGAAACCTACAAAACAAACTTAAACCCAACGAAATTCGACCGTCAATTTGATGGTATTTTGTTTTTCAGTCCAAGTGCGGTGCAAAGTTTTGTTTCAGAAAATAAACTAAAAAACTCAATTGCTTTCTGTATTGGTACAACCACAGCGGCAGAAGCAAAAAAACATACCGAAAATGTGGTGATTTCTAATTCAACTTCGGTTGAAAGCGTCATTGCCAAAGCAGTTAAAACATTAAAAAATTATGATTAA
- a CDS encoding DUF6973 domain-containing protein, whose product MNVLKRIRQLSIKQLWHLSVVFIKQPFLVFPTLKATKKTMRISGDLYGKAHHKNGPSNAFRHAMWNVLIAKAAFSKFQNVDKSIEWAEKVTDLHEKLAPNSPLETAMDLHNNQMGRQFFEEVLDVSEEEMISFLQKKAENAQKVVKTSEIEILKKELVFIKKPL is encoded by the coding sequence ATGAATGTTCTAAAACGCATCCGTCAGCTTAGCATAAAACAGTTGTGGCATTTATCGGTGGTGTTTATTAAACAACCTTTTTTAGTCTTTCCAACGTTGAAAGCGACTAAAAAAACCATGAGAATTAGTGGTGATTTGTATGGAAAGGCACACCATAAAAATGGCCCTTCCAATGCATTTCGGCATGCGATGTGGAATGTGTTGATTGCAAAAGCGGCGTTTAGTAAATTTCAGAATGTTGACAAAAGCATCGAATGGGCAGAAAAAGTGACTGATTTACACGAAAAATTAGCGCCAAACAGCCCCTTAGAAACCGCGATGGATTTACACAATAATCAGATGGGTCGCCAATTTTTTGAGGAAGTTTTAGATGTTTCAGAAGAAGAAATGATCAGTTTTCTTCAAAAAAAGGCAGAAAATGCTCAAAAAGTGGTAAAAACAAGCGAAATTGAAATTTTAAAAAAAGAATTAGTTTTTATTAAAAAACCTTTATAG